The following coding sequences lie in one Thalassoglobus polymorphus genomic window:
- a CDS encoding DnaJ domain-containing protein, protein MPATLQIVLGPSSMTRNEALRVLGLDEVFTSEELRRAYKDESFAWHPDRFAAGTKMYSRAQEKFKAIKQAYEILIDCCNGSEQEADKSPEVILAEDVTYLGGDPRLDSSHFFFMNRRSGKAILSDSGVVLVLRDKNGAYREIGFRADEIIGSIWGNDHRCSQRANLDFESYQPSDHACRKNQFVIQAVDPDKIQMLIVSQLQFDNEYLAKRFAIRFSDLFCPRNVRVEWDAYWEPRRVVEANLKWRAAQRQKKQAEEFRLKRSQAEAKAKAEREASERKRKELIETTIASLQERLPSPEIIVVVIVVMMFVAFLIISNLF, encoded by the coding sequence TTGCCCGCGACACTTCAGATAGTTTTGGGGCCAAGTTCAATGACTAGAAATGAAGCTCTTCGAGTTCTTGGATTAGATGAGGTTTTCACTTCAGAAGAATTGCGCCGAGCGTACAAGGATGAGTCCTTTGCTTGGCATCCCGATCGTTTTGCAGCTGGGACTAAGATGTACTCACGGGCTCAGGAAAAATTCAAAGCGATTAAACAGGCTTATGAAATACTCATTGACTGCTGTAACGGGAGTGAGCAGGAGGCAGATAAAAGCCCTGAGGTTATCCTTGCCGAAGATGTGACCTATCTCGGTGGCGATCCACGTCTTGATAGCTCGCATTTTTTTTTCATGAACAGGCGTTCTGGAAAAGCCATACTCAGTGACAGCGGTGTTGTGTTGGTTTTAAGAGATAAGAATGGTGCGTATCGAGAGATAGGATTTCGAGCAGACGAAATTATCGGTTCAATCTGGGGCAATGATCATCGGTGTTCTCAAAGAGCCAACCTAGATTTTGAAAGCTATCAGCCCAGCGATCATGCTTGCAGGAAAAATCAATTTGTCATTCAAGCAGTTGACCCGGATAAAATTCAGATGCTTATTGTGTCCCAACTGCAGTTCGACAATGAGTATCTCGCAAAACGATTCGCGATTCGCTTTTCGGATCTCTTTTGCCCTCGTAATGTGCGTGTCGAGTGGGATGCATACTGGGAGCCAAGACGAGTCGTAGAAGCAAATCTGAAATGGAGAGCGGCGCAGCGACAAAAGAAGCAGGCTGAAGAATTTCGACTGAAGCGAAGTCAAGCCGAGGCTAAAGCAAAAGCTGAGCGAGAAGCTTCTGAGCGTAAACGAAAAGAGCTAATTGAAACGACAATAGCGTCCTTGCAAGAGCGACTCCCGTCCCCCGAGATTATTGTTGTCGTGATAGTGGTAATGATGTTTGTCGCGTTTCTCATTATTTCCAACTTGTTCTAG
- a CDS encoding DUF1559 domain-containing protein, whose amino-acid sequence MKVRRGFTLIELLVVIAIIAILVALLLPAVQQAREAARRTRCKNNLKQIGLALHNYHDTHNSLPAGSIVLLNASGTTYYGHGWTWHASILPFLDQGPLYQQIQGPNDSGIGAESGSTTSPKQQLAGQTVLSMFWCPSQPDVTTGPQKGGYAPSNYNGNMGTLIGNSGDNCYSGSVTTAAGMAARGGCMNADGVFFISSSVRFRDVIDGLSNTIFVSEVIDSGGDANLLGGAGSDRKHCFSGGADSNPPTEMTEYLIAAESNDPINSYGEEAAGSFHVGGAQFLLGDGSVRFLSENLDMTTYRSISTRANGELPGEF is encoded by the coding sequence ATGAAAGTTCGTCGAGGTTTTACGCTTATTGAGTTGTTAGTCGTGATAGCAATTATCGCCATCTTGGTGGCTTTGCTTCTACCGGCAGTTCAGCAGGCTCGAGAGGCTGCCCGGCGTACGAGGTGTAAAAATAATCTAAAGCAGATCGGGTTGGCGTTGCACAACTATCACGATACACACAACAGCCTGCCAGCAGGCAGCATTGTGCTGCTCAACGCCTCCGGGACAACATATTATGGTCATGGATGGACATGGCATGCCAGTATTCTCCCGTTCCTCGATCAGGGTCCACTCTACCAGCAGATCCAGGGGCCGAATGATAGCGGCATAGGAGCTGAGTCAGGATCAACGACCAGCCCTAAGCAACAACTGGCAGGCCAGACCGTGCTTTCTATGTTCTGGTGTCCCTCACAGCCAGATGTGACAACTGGACCACAAAAGGGTGGCTATGCTCCATCGAATTACAACGGGAATATGGGAACTCTGATCGGAAACTCTGGCGATAATTGCTACAGCGGTTCGGTGACCACAGCTGCTGGAATGGCTGCTCGCGGGGGCTGCATGAATGCCGACGGCGTATTCTTCATCAGCAGCAGCGTTCGCTTTCGTGATGTGATTGACGGACTCTCCAATACCATCTTCGTCAGCGAAGTCATCGATTCAGGTGGAGATGCAAATCTGCTGGGTGGCGCGGGAAGCGATCGCAAACATTGTTTTTCTGGCGGTGCAGACTCGAATCCTCCTACAGAGATGACGGAGTACCTCATCGCTGCTGAAAGCAATGATCCGATCAATTCCTACGGAGAAGAGGCAGCTGGCAGCTTCCATGTTGGTGGAGCCCAGTTTTTGCTTGGTGACGGCAGTGTCCGATTCCTGTCCGAAAATCTCGACATGACGACATACCGGTCCATTAGCACTCGAGCCAACGGTGAACTCCCGGGTGAGTTCTAA
- a CDS encoding carboxypeptidase regulatory-like domain-containing protein yields MVLSALTLTGCGQGGADDQPDLGRVSGTVFFEGEVLPGASISFIPEEGRPATGKTDEQGMYELVYIRDTRGCKVGQNKVVITTVGEGEDLEELDGDDLDQSQLQRVVEKVPAKYNANSELIAVVNPGENTHDFRLEK; encoded by the coding sequence ATGGTATTATCAGCATTAACCTTAACAGGCTGTGGTCAGGGTGGTGCAGATGATCAGCCGGACCTGGGCCGGGTGAGTGGGACAGTCTTTTTCGAAGGAGAGGTGCTGCCCGGTGCGTCAATCTCTTTCATCCCCGAGGAAGGTCGCCCAGCGACTGGGAAGACAGATGAGCAGGGGATGTACGAATTGGTCTACATCCGTGACACAAGAGGCTGCAAGGTCGGTCAGAATAAAGTAGTTATCACAACCGTTGGCGAAGGCGAAGATCTTGAGGAACTGGATGGAGACGATCTTGATCAGTCTCAACTTCAACGCGTCGTCGAAAAAGTTCCAGCCAAGTACAATGCAAACTCGGAACTGATCGCAGTGGTCAATCCGGGTGAGAACACACACGACTTCCGCTTAGAGAAATAA
- a CDS encoding multiheme c-type cytochrome, with amino-acid sequence MKKDGSASTFDRMKIVSVVMLCLLTGCGPTAPKEASQAPAPDSTQPELTITSPKPRPAPSQGYLGSQACVECHTEIHEHYSQHPMGQSLAKVMEATPIEDYEGEDRFSADSAPGSDLRLTYEIEKTEDEVIHREILERRNGDQIYSRDVPVQYAIGAGVRGRSYLINHDGLLFMSPVTWYSQSGAWDLSPAYHIRNMQFGRRIVDDCLSCHAGRVATASGTPDSYQANPFIEESIGCERCHGPGEEHVQFHHGKIDLPKDPIVNPIDLPPRTRDHVCMQCHLGGESRLTRFDRSDFDFRPGDDLADIWTIFIQENDHKNGAGDVKEHRHASKVVSQAEQMFDSRCYQKSDGKLGCISCHDPHTVPSAEEKVSFYKSKCLECHSPGNVECSRPISERLLVSSEDSCIQCHMPVATSSNISHVAQSDHRVLREPPPERSHQHEADEEQAVMVVVGEKENLIPKNELDRAKAIMQVRISESIGNPDLAGRTISFLEKWVEAVPNDIEAALTLGIALQLQQAYASAIQTWQKALEVQPENELLLRRLMFVHLEAGQPALSVEYSQRLVDVIPWDAEYFGFHAQILAELRRFDEAISAAKRSLELNPGQPQIHQLLAKLYAVQNNSEQSRLHEKQAQQMSR; translated from the coding sequence ATGAAAAAAGATGGCTCAGCCAGTACGTTCGACAGAATGAAAATTGTTTCTGTTGTGATGCTTTGTCTCCTGACCGGTTGTGGACCCACCGCGCCAAAAGAGGCCTCGCAGGCCCCGGCTCCAGATTCCACGCAACCTGAATTGACGATCACATCTCCCAAGCCGCGGCCGGCGCCGTCTCAGGGGTATCTCGGCAGTCAGGCGTGTGTCGAGTGTCATACCGAAATCCATGAGCACTACTCGCAGCACCCGATGGGCCAATCTCTGGCGAAGGTGATGGAAGCGACTCCCATCGAAGATTATGAGGGTGAGGATCGGTTCAGTGCAGATTCCGCGCCTGGTTCTGATTTGCGACTCACCTACGAAATTGAAAAAACTGAAGACGAGGTCATCCACCGGGAGATACTGGAAAGAAGAAATGGAGACCAGATTTACTCGCGGGATGTCCCTGTTCAATATGCAATTGGTGCCGGAGTCCGTGGACGATCCTACCTCATCAATCATGATGGCCTGCTGTTTATGTCCCCAGTGACATGGTACTCCCAGTCTGGGGCCTGGGACCTTTCACCTGCTTACCATATCCGGAACATGCAATTTGGTCGGCGAATTGTGGACGACTGCTTGAGTTGCCATGCTGGCCGGGTCGCCACTGCTTCCGGAACGCCAGATTCTTATCAAGCCAATCCGTTCATTGAAGAATCGATCGGTTGTGAGCGGTGTCACGGTCCTGGTGAAGAACATGTCCAGTTCCATCACGGCAAGATTGATCTCCCCAAAGATCCGATCGTGAATCCGATCGACTTGCCTCCCCGAACGCGTGATCACGTTTGCATGCAGTGTCACCTTGGTGGTGAGAGCCGCCTCACTCGATTTGATCGAAGCGATTTTGATTTTCGACCGGGGGATGACCTCGCCGATATTTGGACCATTTTCATCCAGGAGAACGATCATAAAAATGGGGCCGGTGACGTCAAGGAGCATCGCCATGCCTCCAAAGTCGTCAGCCAGGCTGAACAAATGTTTGACAGCCGCTGTTACCAGAAAAGCGATGGAAAGCTTGGCTGTATCTCTTGTCACGATCCGCATACTGTCCCGAGTGCTGAGGAGAAGGTCAGTTTTTATAAATCGAAATGCTTAGAGTGCCACTCCCCGGGAAATGTCGAATGCAGCCGACCCATTTCGGAGCGTCTTCTGGTCTCTTCTGAAGATTCGTGCATTCAGTGCCACATGCCGGTGGCGACGTCGAGTAATATTTCTCATGTTGCACAGTCTGACCATCGAGTGTTGCGCGAGCCTCCGCCGGAGAGAAGCCATCAGCACGAAGCGGATGAAGAGCAGGCAGTCATGGTGGTTGTAGGAGAAAAAGAGAACCTCATTCCCAAAAATGAATTGGATCGTGCAAAAGCGATTATGCAGGTTCGGATTTCAGAGAGTATTGGGAACCCTGACTTGGCTGGGAGGACAATATCGTTTCTGGAGAAGTGGGTTGAGGCTGTCCCGAATGACATCGAAGCTGCACTCACTTTAGGAATCGCCCTTCAACTCCAGCAGGCATATGCTTCGGCGATTCAGACTTGGCAAAAAGCACTCGAGGTGCAGCCTGAAAATGAATTGCTCCTCCGACGTTTGATGTTCGTTCACCTGGAAGCTGGGCAACCAGCGCTGAGCGTTGAATACAGCCAGCGACTGGTGGATGTGATCCCATGGGACGCGGAATACTTCGGCTTCCACGCTCAAATTCTCGCTGAACTCAGAAGATTTGACGAAGCCATCTCAGCTGCAAAACGCTCGCTCGAATTGAATCCCGGCCAACCGCAAATTCATCAACTGCTTGCAAAGCTCTACGCCGTCCAAAACAATTCGGAACAAAGTCGGCTTCACGAAAAACAAGCACAGCAAATGTCGAGATAA
- a CDS encoding carboxylate-amine ligase, producing the protein MPKASKKINFSESPGPSLGVEVELALVDKQTGALRSACPGLIQALSQNDREAAKPELMECYVEINTEVCQSVGEAHQQLRSQLKTVQSAADTVGIDLLWSGTHPFSSWQNQQVSNKERYNRIVSLLQDTARQLVTFGLHVHVGVDSGDKAVMICDRILKHLPELLAASCNSPFWEGRDTGLCSWRTKVMEGLPTAGLPPFMRNWSEYAWLINHLIDTGFIETIREIWWDVRPHHNFGTVEIRICDMPGQLDDAMGLVAYVHCLVKHLSDAIDEGLYQHDCHPMLVRQNKWRAARYGLDAELVDSITHELVPARKIISDTCDRFEEIAQELNCVDELKEMKRFATERNWSQRQLDQLNDNSDPQALVQWMVKQSRIE; encoded by the coding sequence ATGCCTAAAGCCTCCAAAAAAATCAACTTCTCCGAAAGTCCGGGCCCTTCACTGGGTGTTGAAGTCGAATTGGCACTTGTCGACAAACAAACAGGCGCCCTCCGCTCAGCCTGCCCCGGTCTGATTCAAGCACTCTCACAGAATGATCGTGAGGCTGCCAAACCGGAATTGATGGAGTGCTACGTCGAGATCAATACAGAAGTCTGCCAAAGTGTTGGCGAGGCACATCAACAGTTACGGTCACAATTAAAAACTGTTCAATCCGCAGCTGACACCGTCGGCATCGACCTGCTGTGGTCCGGAACGCATCCTTTTTCATCCTGGCAAAACCAACAAGTCAGTAACAAGGAACGCTACAACCGGATCGTCAGTCTGTTGCAGGATACGGCTCGACAGCTGGTGACATTCGGGTTGCATGTGCATGTCGGAGTCGACTCTGGTGACAAAGCGGTGATGATCTGCGACCGTATTCTCAAGCACTTGCCCGAACTTCTGGCTGCAAGTTGCAACAGCCCCTTCTGGGAGGGCCGCGACACTGGACTTTGTTCGTGGCGAACAAAAGTCATGGAAGGACTTCCGACCGCTGGACTCCCACCATTCATGCGAAATTGGAGCGAATACGCCTGGTTAATCAATCACCTGATCGACACCGGATTCATCGAGACGATTCGTGAAATCTGGTGGGACGTTCGACCGCACCACAATTTTGGAACAGTCGAAATACGAATCTGTGACATGCCCGGTCAACTTGACGATGCAATGGGACTTGTCGCCTATGTTCACTGCCTCGTGAAACACCTTTCGGATGCCATTGACGAAGGACTGTATCAACACGATTGTCACCCGATGCTGGTTCGGCAAAACAAATGGCGTGCCGCCCGCTACGGACTCGATGCCGAACTTGTCGATAGCATCACACACGAACTTGTCCCCGCTCGAAAAATCATCAGCGACACCTGCGACAGGTTTGAAGAGATCGCGCAAGAACTCAACTGTGTTGACGAACTCAAAGAAATGAAACGCTTCGCCACCGAAAGGAATTGGTCTCAACGCCAGCTCGATCAACTCAATGACAACAGCGATCCCCAAGCACTGGTCCAATGGATGGTGAAGCAATCACGAATTGAATGA
- a CDS encoding M20 metallopeptidase family protein → MSDIQDNSRQDNNWEQAVDRSVDDHFDEIREVRRYLHQHPEPSGAEVETTQYLAGRLQQIGVKVQFGPGNRGLIVDGPAFTTPKVGLRADIDALRIQDQKQTSYCSQVDGLMHACGHDAHSATVYGAILALLDVEKSGLVDSIPWRVLFQPAEETNEGARQLVEAGAVDGLQALFSLHMDPSRKVGTIGIRTGDFTADCNELEIEVLGRGAHAARPHEACDPIAAVAQLISSIFLFVPRSTDSQEPVVVSFGQINAGQNPNVIPDRVLVRGTLRTLREEVSKNTISHLERLARGVAEASGTSIHVRHHGGPPAVYNDPYLTEILTASATAILGRQNVNEIPKPSMGGEDFANYLCKVKGAMFRLGCANGDSPAPPLHSPLFDIDENALAIGAKILARSVIQWCRNN, encoded by the coding sequence GTGAGTGACATTCAAGACAATAGCCGGCAAGACAACAACTGGGAACAAGCCGTCGACCGCTCAGTCGATGATCACTTTGACGAAATCAGGGAAGTCCGGCGGTATTTGCACCAGCATCCCGAACCGAGCGGAGCGGAAGTTGAAACGACTCAGTATCTTGCGGGCAGGCTTCAGCAGATCGGAGTCAAGGTGCAATTCGGACCAGGAAATCGAGGCCTGATCGTCGATGGCCCCGCATTCACAACGCCGAAGGTCGGATTACGGGCGGACATCGATGCTCTCCGTATTCAAGATCAAAAACAGACTTCGTATTGCAGCCAGGTGGATGGGTTGATGCACGCCTGCGGGCACGACGCCCATTCGGCAACCGTCTACGGTGCCATTCTTGCGTTGCTAGATGTTGAGAAATCCGGGCTTGTCGATTCCATCCCGTGGCGAGTGTTGTTTCAACCTGCTGAAGAAACGAACGAAGGGGCTCGTCAACTCGTCGAGGCAGGAGCCGTCGACGGACTTCAGGCACTCTTCAGCTTGCACATGGACCCTTCACGCAAAGTCGGCACGATTGGAATTCGCACGGGAGACTTCACCGCTGATTGCAACGAGCTTGAAATCGAAGTTCTCGGTCGCGGTGCACATGCCGCTCGACCTCATGAAGCATGCGATCCAATTGCAGCGGTGGCACAGCTCATCAGTTCCATTTTCCTTTTTGTTCCGCGAAGTACCGACTCGCAAGAACCGGTCGTTGTCAGCTTCGGACAAATCAATGCCGGGCAAAACCCTAATGTGATCCCAGATCGTGTCCTCGTTAGAGGGACTCTGCGAACGCTTCGTGAAGAGGTGAGTAAAAATACCATTTCACACTTGGAGCGTTTGGCTCGAGGAGTCGCTGAAGCGTCTGGAACGAGTATCCATGTGCGGCATCATGGTGGCCCCCCGGCCGTTTACAACGATCCATACTTGACTGAAATACTGACCGCATCAGCCACTGCAATTCTGGGGCGGCAAAACGTTAACGAAATTCCGAAACCAAGCATGGGGGGAGAAGATTTTGCGAACTACTTGTGCAAAGTAAAAGGAGCGATGTTTCGGCTGGGGTGTGCCAATGGTGACTCCCCTGCCCCGCCGCTGCACTCACCGTTGTTTGACATCGACGAAAACGCCCTCGCCATTGGAGCAAAAATCCTTGCACGAAGCGTCATCCAATGGTGTCGCAATAATTGA